In the bacterium genome, one interval contains:
- a CDS encoding pyridoxal-phosphate dependent enzyme, which produces MGKDGVALGTPPRGVSPNFWEHPTQSLPRENGFYNPVFLYGLSDVYAGRVPVSGQNPNLELQSPYPVLNKSTYSIYIVDEAHRIQTIKLTDDPDAFVRERINIFGDKFIGYEDSFSTTLVDNEGNHQTTQMRIYYVKGRGDPSDVVANEIFDLVDADDINMVSRLELLYLKSRFDTRPPAEKPPADFSRDAQLFAWSSVRGQTGGSAEAPAIITPVVQSPWLAQWIGAQTVYVKDEGLQNQRSFKVRGAFNFMDYMRLWEEVVPAETPVVAASHGNHAQGVIRASNLLGYQSALLVLPNDPQTQRKKIEACAANGAIVLLAGHGFPEAFETAQAMATDGVASQLALINAKGKPILYLPYNPGTWDETQARIDRATAEDQPVILYPGDTVPQWSEVKPLLVPTYDHPLTSVGQGTDAMELLAQEPSLIQGAFVYVVPFGGGGKLAGDGTYLTSINPDVRVVGVNDDKAPVFERSLSLGRLDVWPEEFEMAEDRNFADGTAVPNPGVYTFNQAMQIGAEAAIVTNDEVAEALVLMDSQPWYTANGESRARQIEGAGASAVAAMMNGAIGNMQGQRVVLSVSGSNIDQSTMDRAYALKGWILDDLDFYRGITLWRTALRIQENSGFHIALLNELIQTSTGRNEIRALLMSDGASWKEASSLDALRLETLDGFLDGKWKEVKAVVEKALGASDFVYIKENRSMMLNDPQVLARVMPQLFGFYKGQISASEMIEKLAFWYDVFMRRSPNAQADNTVDAELRPIEVDFDRKVQNPFPTLADEIYFRDLNRQQIEKRQAGFLDYYREVSGNAEATQEVFDQAYTQWNPFMAWASAELPVDDDLMRFSFLRSLQMNTEAHRVSFLNLEGAPDVQGNPINIYTEVHQPTGFSRGVVMLVPGGYETVAMYNQEIDRFVAEGYTVVAADVRGDGFSGKPLGVGGYMDSAGSTVHDLSRVLLYIQQDARLKDLPLVGYAYSRGGLLLTLLSQLHPKAFKAICLLAPALRLSEYSKKLLPENLPPGVSRDYFRRISRSIIVPGTDTPIDFMRFIPYQPQDWMARGFTVNYQLGNTSATVADAYLYSHALADDGHLSPTPVLVIHASNDHWTGNDDVVNGAREVYQHVTDLKVDGSHTVRWHADVMDAVILPAILRAFEEKPSPPPSGGGGGGVERGADGEVVVPTPVEAAKIGPGSLADLYEELGVKVDRNTPEYERYLALRRALAVRGDEVLLNRVNTIADTVRLYLRSTLVGDTEAKLILATVDAGLKADTQDLKEWHDKVSERGLLALAGLAVRVSEERKAAERLMLMAEEARAAEVREEERDRRPLEVK; this is translated from the coding sequence ATGGGCAAAGATGGTGTAGCACTGGGCACTCCTCCACGCGGAGTATCGCCCAACTTTTGGGAGCATCCCACACAAAGCCTGCCTCGTGAAAACGGATTTTATAATCCTGTTTTTTTGTACGGCTTAAGCGATGTGTATGCCGGACGTGTGCCCGTTAGCGGGCAAAATCCCAACTTAGAGCTTCAAAGCCCGTATCCTGTTTTAAATAAAAGCACATACAGCATTTACATTGTTGATGAAGCTCATCGTATACAAACCATTAAGCTTACCGATGATCCCGATGCCTTTGTGCGTGAACGGATTAATATTTTTGGCGATAAATTTATTGGATATGAAGATTCTTTTTCTACCACTCTTGTTGATAACGAAGGCAATCACCAAACAACGCAGATGCGTATTTATTATGTCAAGGGTCGTGGTGATCCATCAGATGTTGTAGCAAACGAAATTTTTGATTTGGTTGATGCCGACGACATCAATATGGTGTCGCGTTTGGAATTGCTCTATTTAAAAAGCCGCTTTGATACACGCCCTCCAGCCGAAAAACCACCCGCCGATTTTAGCCGCGATGCCCAGCTTTTTGCCTGGAGCAGTGTGCGCGGGCAAACTGGTGGATCGGCCGAAGCGCCGGCTATTATTACCCCGGTAGTCCAGTCGCCGTGGCTGGCACAGTGGATTGGGGCGCAAACTGTTTATGTAAAAGATGAAGGTTTGCAAAATCAGCGCAGCTTTAAGGTGCGCGGCGCCTTTAATTTTATGGATTACATGCGCCTGTGGGAAGAAGTGGTGCCTGCCGAAACACCGGTGGTGGCTGCTAGCCATGGTAATCATGCTCAGGGTGTTATTCGCGCTTCCAATTTATTGGGCTATCAATCGGCTCTTTTAGTATTACCCAACGATCCCCAAACCCAACGTAAAAAAATTGAGGCCTGTGCCGCTAACGGTGCCATTGTACTGTTGGCCGGACACGGTTTTCCCGAAGCGTTTGAAACAGCTCAGGCCATGGCAACTGACGGTGTTGCATCACAACTGGCTCTTATTAATGCCAAAGGGAAACCTATTTTATATTTACCTTACAATCCTGGCACCTGGGATGAAACGCAGGCTCGTATTGATAGAGCCACTGCCGAAGATCAACCGGTTATTTTGTATCCTGGCGATACCGTTCCACAATGGAGCGAGGTAAAACCATTACTGGTTCCCACTTACGATCATCCTCTAACCAGTGTGGGGCAAGGGACTGATGCCATGGAATTACTGGCGCAGGAGCCGTCACTGATACAAGGTGCTTTTGTGTATGTGGTGCCGTTTGGCGGCGGTGGGAAGCTAGCCGGTGACGGCACGTATTTAACATCTATTAATCCCGATGTGCGCGTAGTGGGTGTTAACGACGACAAAGCTCCTGTGTTTGAGCGTTCGCTAAGTTTAGGCCGGCTGGATGTGTGGCCCGAAGAATTTGAAATGGCCGAAGACCGTAATTTTGCCGATGGCACGGCAGTTCCTAACCCGGGTGTGTATACATTTAACCAGGCCATGCAAATAGGAGCCGAAGCAGCTATTGTCACCAACGATGAAGTGGCCGAAGCCTTGGTGCTGATGGATAGCCAGCCCTGGTACACCGCAAACGGCGAAAGCCGCGCGCGTCAAATTGAAGGCGCCGGTGCCAGTGCCGTAGCCGCTATGATGAATGGGGCTATTGGCAATATGCAGGGGCAGCGTGTGGTGCTCAGTGTATCGGGCAGCAATATTGATCAAAGCACCATGGACAGGGCCTATGCGTTAAAAGGCTGGATATTGGATGATCTCGATTTTTATCGCGGTATCACCTTGTGGCGCACCGCCTTGCGCATACAAGAAAATAGCGGTTTTCATATTGCTCTTTTAAACGAGCTTATTCAAACCTCCACCGGGCGCAACGAAATAAGAGCATTGCTCATGAGCGACGGAGCTTCGTGGAAAGAGGCATCAAGCCTTGATGCTTTAAGACTTGAAACGCTTGATGGCTTTTTGGACGGTAAATGGAAAGAAGTAAAAGCGGTGGTGGAAAAAGCGTTGGGTGCAAGTGATTTTGTATATATAAAAGAAAATCGCTCCATGATGTTGAATGACCCTCAAGTATTGGCACGTGTGATGCCCCAGCTTTTTGGTTTTTATAAAGGACAGATCAGTGCTTCCGAGATGATTGAAAAATTAGCGTTTTGGTACGATGTTTTTATGAGGCGTTCGCCAAATGCGCAGGCCGACAATACAGTAGATGCAGAGTTAAGGCCCATTGAGGTTGATTTTGATAGAAAAGTTCAAAATCCTTTTCCTACGCTTGCCGATGAAATTTATTTTAGAGATTTAAACCGTCAGCAAATTGAAAAAAGACAGGCCGGTTTTTTGGATTATTACCGTGAAGTGAGCGGTAATGCAGAAGCCACGCAGGAGGTTTTTGACCAAGCCTATACACAGTGGAATCCCTTTATGGCTTGGGCTTCTGCAGAATTACCGGTGGATGACGATTTGATGCGTTTTTCTTTTTTGCGCTCCCTTCAAATGAATACAGAAGCGCATCGTGTAAGTTTTTTAAATTTAGAAGGTGCTCCCGATGTGCAAGGGAATCCCATCAATATTTATACCGAAGTGCATCAACCAACAGGATTTTCGCGCGGTGTAGTGATGCTGGTGCCGGGTGGTTACGAAACAGTGGCCATGTATAATCAGGAAATAGATCGCTTTGTGGCCGAAGGTTATACGGTAGTGGCGGCCGATGTACGAGGAGACGGTTTTTCGGGGAAACCTCTGGGTGTGGGTGGCTACATGGATTCGGCCGGGAGTACGGTTCACGATTTATCCCGTGTGTTGCTCTACATTCAACAAGATGCTCGTTTAAAAGATTTGCCTTTGGTGGGTTATGCCTACTCGCGCGGCGGTTTGCTGTTAACGCTTTTATCACAGTTGCATCCCAAGGCGTTTAAGGCCATTTGTTTATTGGCTCCTGCGTTGCGTTTAAGTGAATACAGCAAAAAATTACTTCCCGAAAATTTGCCGCCGGGAGTATCACGTGATTATTTTAGAAGAATCAGCCGCAGTATTATTGTGCCGGGCACAGATACTCCCATCGATTTCATGCGTTTTATTCCGTACCAGCCTCAAGACTGGATGGCTAGAGGGTTTACGGTTAATTATCAACTAGGCAACACCAGCGCTACTGTAGCCGATGCTTATCTTTATTCGCATGCTTTGGCCGATGATGGTCATCTGTCACCCACGCCGGTGTTGGTAATTCATGCTTCCAACGATCATTGGACTGGAAATGATGATGTGGTGAATGGGGCAAGAGAAGTTTATCAGCACGTGACCGATTTAAAAGTGGATGGGTCGCATACTGTTCGCTGGCATGCAGATGTGATGGATGCTGTTATTTTACCGGCCATCCTGAGAGCGTTTGAGGAAAAACCTTCTCCGCCCCCATCCGGAGGGGGAGGAGGCGGGGTGGAAAGAGGTGCAGATGGAGAAGTGGTAGTGCCCACCCCTGTTGAAGCCGCAAAAATAGGTCCCGGTTCGTTAGCTGATTTGTATGAAGAGTTGGGTGTGAAAGTGGATAGAAATACGCCGGAGTATGAACGTTATCTGGCTTTAAGGCGTGCTTTAGCAGTAAGAGGCGATGAGGTTTTATTAAACAGAGTGAATACAATAGCGGATACGGTTCGGCTTTATTTGCGATCCACTCTTGTTGGAGATACAGAAGCCAAACTTATTTTAGCTACTGTGGATGCCGGTTTAAAAGCCGATACTCAAGATTTAAAAGAATGGCATGATAAAGTGAGTGAAAGGGGTCTTTTGGCACTTGCCGGTTTAGCTGTACGCGTCAGTGAAGAAAGAAAAGCGGCGGAAAGATTGATGCTTATGGCCGAAGAAGCACGTGCCGCGGAGGTTAGAGAAGAAGAGAGGGACAGGAGACCGTTGGAAGTAAAGTAA